From a region of the Syntrophorhabdaceae bacterium genome:
- the groL gene encoding chaperonin GroEL (60 kDa chaperone family; promotes refolding of misfolded polypeptides especially under stressful conditions; forms two stacked rings of heptamers to form a barrel-shaped 14mer; ends can be capped by GroES; misfolded proteins enter the barrel where they are refolded when GroES binds): FENMGAQMVKEVASKTSDVAGDGTTTATVLAQAIYREGAKLVAAGHNPMELKRGIDKAVETIVEQLKKLSKPTKDQKEIAQVGTISANNDDTIGNIIAEAMSKVGKEGVITVEEAKSMETTLEIVEGMQFDKGYISPYFVTNPEKMEANLDEPLILINEKKISNMKELLPILEQVAKMGKTLLIISEDIEGEALATLVVNKLRGTLKVAAVKAPGFGDRRKAMLEDIAILTGGQLISEELGIKLETISLKDLGSAKRVVIDKDNTTLVDGAGDKKEIEARVKQIRAQIDETTSDYDREKLQERLAKLVGGVAVINVGAATETEMKEKKARVEDALNATKAAVEEGIIPGGGVAFIRCLPNLDAIKLEGEKQFGVNIVKKAIEEPLRWIAMNAGHDGSIVIEKVKNEKGAFGFDAAKEVYVKDLMEAGIMDPTKVARTALQNAASVASLLLTTNCMIAEKPKEKGQMPMMPPGGMGGMGDMY, encoded by the coding sequence GTTCGAGAATATGGGAGCCCAGATGGTAAAAGAAGTGGCAAGCAAGACAAGCGATGTCGCCGGTGACGGAACAACCACGGCAACTGTCCTTGCGCAGGCCATCTACAGAGAAGGCGCAAAACTCGTTGCCGCCGGCCATAACCCTATGGAGCTCAAAAGGGGTATTGATAAGGCCGTAGAAACCATAGTGGAACAACTGAAGAAACTTTCAAAACCGACGAAAGACCAGAAAGAGATAGCCCAGGTTGGAACGATCTCTGCCAATAACGACGACACGATAGGCAATATCATCGCCGAGGCCATGAGCAAGGTCGGCAAAGAAGGTGTCATAACCGTTGAAGAGGCAAAGAGCATGGAAACAACCCTCGAAATCGTTGAGGGCATGCAGTTTGACAAAGGCTACATCTCACCATACTTCGTGACAAACCCGGAAAAGATGGAGGCTAACCTCGACGAGCCCCTCATTCTCATCAACGAGAAAAAGATAAGCAACATGAAAGAGCTTCTGCCCATACTCGAGCAGGTCGCGAAGATGGGAAAAACCCTCCTCATCATATCGGAGGACATCGAAGGTGAAGCCCTTGCAACATTGGTGGTAAACAAATTGAGAGGTACATTGAAGGTTGCCGCAGTGAAAGCACCCGGTTTCGGTGACAGAAGAAAGGCAATGCTTGAAGATATCGCAATCCTGACCGGTGGCCAGTTGATATCGGAAGAGCTCGGCATTAAGCTTGAAACCATCTCCCTGAAAGACCTCGGATCAGCAAAAAGGGTGGTCATTGACAAGGATAACACTACACTTGTGGATGGCGCCGGCGACAAGAAAGAGATCGAGGCAAGGGTGAAACAGATCAGGGCGCAGATCGACGAAACAACATCAGATTATGACAGGGAAAAACTCCAGGAAAGACTCGCAAAACTCGTCGGCGGCGTAGCCGTCATCAATGTCGGCGCAGCAACGGAAACAGAGATGAAAGAAAAGAAGGCCCGCGTTGAAGACGCGTTGAATGCGACAAAGGCTGCCGTTGAAGAAGGGATTATCCCCGGTGGCGGCGTAGCATTCATCAGATGCCTGCCGAACCTTGATGCAATAAAGCTCGAAGGCGAAAAGCAGTTTGGCGTCAATATCGTCAAGAAGGCCATCGAGGAACCGCTCAGGTGGATAGCAATGAATGCCGGCCATGATGGTTCCATCGTTATTGAAAAGGTAAAGAATGAAAAAGGCGCCTTCGGTTTCGATGCTGCCAAGGAGGTCTACGTGAAAGACCTGATGGAAGCAGGTATCATGGACCCGACAAAGGTCGCAAGGACGGCACTTCAGAATGCAGCGTCAGTAGCATCTCTCCTGCTCACAACTAACTGCATGATCGCCGAAAAACCAAAAGAAAAGGGACAAATGCCTATGATGCCGCCAGGCGGAATGGGCGGAATGGGTGACATGTATTAA